A portion of the Mycobacterium paraseoulense genome contains these proteins:
- the nadA gene encoding quinolinate synthase NadA, which produces MTVMNRMDTLAEDMMADVTNSPTGYAGVDGDGRWAAEIRRLAELRGATVLAHNYQLPAIQDVADHVGDSLALSRIAAEAPEDTIVFCGVHFMAETAKILSPDKTVLIPDQRAGCSLADSITADELRAWKDEHPGAVVVSYVNTTAAVKALTDICCTSSNAVDVVNSIDPDREVLFCPDQFLGAHVRRVTGRTNMHVWAGECHVHAGINGDELSEQARANPDAELYVHPECGCATSALYLAGEGAFPADRVKILSTGGMLDAAHETRARKVLVATEVGMLHQLRRAAPQVDFRPVNDRASCKYMKMITPAALLRCLVDGADEVDVDPEIAAAGRRSVQRMIGIGQPGGGE; this is translated from the coding sequence GTGACGGTTATGAATCGCATGGACACGCTCGCCGAAGACATGATGGCCGACGTCACCAACTCGCCCACCGGTTACGCCGGTGTGGACGGCGACGGGCGGTGGGCCGCCGAGATCCGCCGTCTGGCCGAACTGCGCGGCGCCACCGTCCTCGCGCACAACTACCAGCTGCCCGCGATCCAGGACGTTGCCGACCACGTGGGGGATTCGCTGGCCCTGTCGCGGATCGCCGCCGAGGCGCCCGAGGACACCATCGTGTTCTGCGGGGTGCACTTCATGGCCGAGACCGCCAAGATCCTCAGCCCCGACAAGACGGTCCTCATCCCGGATCAGCGGGCCGGCTGTTCGCTGGCCGACTCGATCACCGCCGACGAGCTGCGTGCCTGGAAGGACGAGCACCCGGGCGCCGTCGTCGTCTCCTACGTCAACACCACCGCCGCGGTGAAGGCGCTCACCGACATCTGCTGCACGTCGTCCAATGCGGTCGACGTGGTGAACTCCATCGACCCCGACCGCGAGGTCCTGTTCTGCCCGGACCAATTCCTCGGGGCCCACGTGCGCCGGGTGACCGGCCGCACGAACATGCACGTGTGGGCCGGTGAATGCCACGTCCACGCCGGGATCAACGGCGACGAGCTGTCCGAGCAGGCCCGCGCGAACCCCGACGCCGAGCTGTATGTGCATCCCGAATGTGGTTGCGCCACTTCGGCCTTGTACCTCGCCGGCGAGGGCGCCTTCCCGGCGGACCGGGTGAAGATCCTGTCCACGGGCGGCATGCTCGACGCCGCGCACGAGACCCGGGCCCGCAAGGTGCTGGTGGCCACCGAGGTCGGCATGCTGCATCAGCTGCGCCGGGCGGCCCCGCAGGTCGACTTCCGCCCCGTCAACGACCGGGCGTCCTGCAAGTACATGAAGATGATCACGCCCGCGGCCCTGCTGCGCTGCCTGGTGGACGGGGCTGACGAAGTCGACGTCGACCCCGAGATCGCGGCGGCGGGCCGGCGCAGCGTGCAGCGAATGATCGGGATCGGCCAGCCGGGCGGTGGCGAATGA
- a CDS encoding L-aspartate oxidase, with the protein MIVRPAWRHSADVVVIGTGVAGLAAALAAHRAGRSVVVLSKADQARVTATHYAQGGIAVVLPDGDDSVEAHVADTVAAGAGLCDPDAVASIVADGYPAVSELVGAGARFDEAAPGRWDVTREGGHSRRRIVHAGGDATGAEVQRALDHAARLLDIRTSHVALRVLHDGTAVTGVSVGNPDGYGIVSAPAVILASGGLGHLYGATTNPEGSTGDGIALALWAGVAVSDLEFIQFHPTMLFGGGGGRRPLITEAIRGEGAILLDRQGNSVTAGVHPMGDLAPRDVVAAAIDTRLKATGDPCVFLDARGIEGFATRFPTVTAACRAAGIDPVRQPIPVVPGAHYSCGGVVTDVHGQTELPGLFAAGEVARTGMHGANRLASNSLLEGLVVGGRAGKAAAAHAAAAGRVVASECEPSVHTAPERGQLQAAMSRDASVVRDTAGLNRLSDTLSEAPVRAIAGRRDFEDVALAMAARAVTAAALARDESRGCHHRAEYPGPAPEQARSSVLRLADDRNSVAVEALAAVGC; encoded by the coding sequence ATGATCGTCCGGCCGGCCTGGAGGCACAGCGCCGACGTCGTCGTCATCGGTACCGGCGTCGCTGGTCTGGCCGCGGCCCTGGCCGCCCACCGCGCCGGGCGCAGCGTCGTCGTGCTGAGCAAGGCCGACCAGGCGCGCGTGACGGCGACCCACTACGCCCAGGGCGGCATCGCGGTGGTCTTGCCCGACGGCGACGACTCCGTGGAGGCCCATGTGGCCGACACCGTGGCCGCGGGCGCCGGGCTGTGTGATCCCGACGCGGTGGCATCGATCGTCGCCGACGGCTATCCCGCGGTATCCGAATTGGTCGGTGCCGGGGCGCGATTCGACGAGGCCGCTCCGGGACGCTGGGACGTGACGCGCGAAGGCGGACATTCGCGGCGGCGGATCGTGCACGCCGGCGGCGACGCCACCGGCGCCGAGGTGCAGCGCGCGCTCGACCACGCCGCCCGGCTGCTGGACATTCGCACCAGCCACGTCGCGCTGCGCGTGCTGCACGACGGCACGGCCGTCACCGGTGTGTCCGTCGGCAACCCGGACGGCTATGGGATCGTCAGCGCGCCCGCGGTGATCCTGGCCTCCGGCGGGCTCGGTCACCTCTACGGCGCGACCACCAATCCCGAGGGCTCCACGGGCGACGGCATCGCGTTGGCGCTGTGGGCCGGTGTCGCGGTCAGCGACCTCGAGTTCATCCAGTTCCACCCGACGATGCTCTTCGGTGGCGGCGGCGGCCGGCGCCCGCTGATCACCGAGGCCATCCGCGGTGAGGGCGCGATACTGCTTGACCGGCAAGGAAATTCGGTCACCGCCGGCGTTCACCCAATGGGTGACCTGGCGCCGCGTGACGTCGTCGCCGCCGCCATCGACACGCGGCTGAAGGCGACCGGCGACCCGTGCGTCTTCCTCGACGCGCGCGGCATCGAGGGCTTCGCCACCCGGTTCCCGACGGTGACCGCCGCCTGCCGGGCCGCCGGCATCGACCCCGTCCGCCAACCCATCCCGGTCGTGCCGGGGGCGCACTACAGCTGCGGGGGCGTCGTCACCGACGTGCACGGGCAGACCGAACTGCCCGGGCTCTTCGCCGCCGGCGAGGTGGCGCGCACCGGGATGCACGGTGCCAACCGGCTGGCGTCCAACAGCCTGCTGGAGGGCCTGGTGGTCGGGGGCCGCGCCGGTAAGGCCGCGGCCGCGCACGCGGCGGCGGCGGGCCGCGTCGTGGCGTCGGAGTGCGAGCCGTCCGTGCACACCGCACCGGAGCGCGGCCAATTGCAGGCGGCGATGAGCCGCGACGCCTCGGTGGTGCGCGACACCGCCGGGCTCAACCGGTTGTCCGACACGCTGTCGGAGGCGCCGGTGCGGGCCATCGCCGGCCGCCGCGATTTCGAGGACGTCGCGTTGGCCATGGCCGCCCGCGCCGTGACGGCCGCGGCCCTGGCCCGCGACGAGAGCCGGGGCTGCCACCACCGGGCGGAATATCCCGGCCCCGCGCCGGAACAGGCGCGCAGCAGCGTGCTGCGGCTGGCCGACGACCGCAACTCGGTGGCGGTGGAGGCGCTGGCGGCGGTGGGATGTTGA
- the nadC gene encoding carboxylating nicotinate-nucleotide diphosphorylase, translating to MMLPDERSAAQDTIRRALEEDLRYGPDVTTLATVPAGTVATASMVPREAGVIAGVEVALLVLDAVLAGGYDVVHSVEDGARLQPGEPVLTVRADTRGLLTAERTMLNLVCHLSGIATTTAAWVDAVHGTKARVRDTRKTLPGLRALQKYAVRVGGGVNHRMGLGDAALIKDNHVVAAGSVLDALRAVRDAAPDLPCEVEVDSLEQLDEVLAEKPELVLLDNFPVWQTQMAVQRRDARAPAVLLESSGGLSLDNAATYAATGVDYLAVGALTHSVRALDVGLDM from the coding sequence TTGATGCTGCCCGACGAACGCAGCGCCGCGCAGGACACCATCCGGCGCGCTCTGGAAGAGGACCTGCGGTACGGGCCCGATGTCACCACGCTCGCGACGGTGCCCGCCGGCACGGTGGCCACGGCATCGATGGTGCCCCGGGAGGCCGGCGTCATCGCCGGCGTCGAGGTCGCGCTGCTGGTCCTCGACGCCGTCCTCGCCGGGGGCTACGACGTGGTGCACAGCGTCGAGGACGGCGCCCGGCTGCAGCCCGGCGAGCCGGTGCTGACCGTGCGCGCGGACACCCGGGGCCTGCTGACCGCCGAGCGGACGATGCTCAACCTGGTCTGCCACCTGTCGGGCATCGCCACCACGACGGCGGCCTGGGTCGACGCCGTGCACGGCACCAAGGCCAGGGTCCGCGACACCCGCAAAACCCTGCCCGGGCTGCGTGCGCTGCAGAAATACGCGGTGCGGGTCGGCGGGGGCGTCAACCACCGGATGGGCCTGGGGGACGCGGCGCTGATCAAGGACAACCACGTGGTGGCCGCCGGATCGGTGCTGGACGCGCTGCGGGCGGTGCGCGACGCGGCGCCCGATCTGCCCTGCGAGGTGGAGGTGGACTCCCTCGAGCAGCTCGACGAGGTACTGGCCGAAAAGCCCGAGCTGGTGCTGCTCGACAACTTCCCGGTGTGGCAGACGCAGATGGCCGTGCAGCGCCGGGACGCGCGCGCGCCCGCCGTCCTGCTCGAATCCTCCGGCGGGCTCAGCCTGGACAACGCCGCCACCTACGCGGCGACCGGGGTGGACTACCTGGCCGTCGGCGCGTTGACGCACTCGGTGCGCGCGCTCGACGTCGGCCTGGACATGTAG
- a CDS encoding nitroreductase family deazaflavin-dependent oxidoreductase produces MSAKEHPNNAPGVPMLFPVWFERFQIKYFNPAIKPIARFMPGTATIKHRGRKSGTPYETIVTPYRKGNTLAIALAHGKTNWVKNVLAAGEADVQFSRNRVVHLTNTRILPAGYDGPDVESLPRMARMQLRRVGVFVGDIA; encoded by the coding sequence ATGTCTGCAAAGGAACACCCCAACAACGCGCCGGGCGTCCCCATGCTGTTCCCGGTCTGGTTCGAGCGCTTCCAGATCAAGTACTTCAACCCGGCGATCAAGCCGATCGCGCGGTTCATGCCCGGGACCGCGACGATCAAGCACCGCGGCCGCAAGTCCGGCACGCCCTACGAGACGATCGTCACCCCGTACCGCAAGGGCAACACGCTGGCGATCGCGCTGGCCCACGGCAAGACCAACTGGGTGAAGAACGTGCTGGCCGCCGGCGAGGCCGACGTGCAGTTCAGCCGCAATCGCGTGGTGCATCTGACGAATACGCGGATCCTGCCGGCGGGTTACGACGGCCCCGACGTGGAGAGCCTTCCGCGAATGGCGCGCATGCAGCTGCGCCGCGTCGGCGTTTTCGTCGGCGACATCGCCTGA
- the hisD gene encoding histidinol dehydrogenase — protein sequence MMARIDLRGAELTAARLRAALPRGGADVESVLPTVRPIVDAVAERGAEAALQYGESFDGVRPAAVRVPAAALEAALAGLDPDVVDALRVMIERARAVHADQRRADVTTTLGPGATVTERWVPVERVGLYVPGGNAVYPSSVVMNVVPAQAAGVDSLVVASPPQARFDGLPHPTILAAARLLGVAEVWAVGGAQAVALLAYGGTDTDGRELVPVDLITGPGNIYVTAAKRLCRSRVGIDAEAGPTEIAILADHTADPAHVAADLISQAEHDEMAGSVLVTASEELAAATDAEVAAQLRTTVHRDRVAAALSGRQSAVILVDDLDAGIKVVNAYAAEHLEIQTADAPRVAARIRSAGAIFVGPYSPVSLGDYCAGSNHVLPTAGSARHSSGLSVQTFLRGIHVVDYTEAALKDVSGHVVTLAKAEDLPAHGEAIRRRFER from the coding sequence GTGATGGCCCGCATCGACCTGCGGGGCGCTGAGCTGACGGCTGCCCGGTTGCGGGCGGCGCTGCCGCGGGGGGGCGCCGACGTGGAGAGCGTGCTGCCCACGGTGCGCCCGATCGTGGACGCCGTCGCCGAGCGCGGCGCCGAGGCGGCGCTGCAGTACGGGGAGTCGTTCGACGGTGTGCGTCCCGCGGCCGTCCGGGTGCCCGCGGCCGCCCTCGAGGCGGCGCTGGCCGGGCTGGATCCCGACGTCGTCGACGCCCTGCGGGTGATGATCGAACGCGCCCGCGCCGTGCACGCCGACCAGCGGCGTGCCGACGTCACCACCACGCTGGGCCCGGGCGCCACGGTCACCGAGCGGTGGGTGCCCGTCGAGCGGGTGGGCCTCTACGTGCCCGGCGGCAACGCCGTGTACCCGTCGAGCGTGGTGATGAACGTGGTGCCGGCGCAGGCCGCGGGCGTCGACTCGTTGGTGGTGGCCAGCCCGCCGCAGGCTCGCTTTGACGGCCTGCCGCATCCGACGATCCTGGCCGCGGCCCGGTTGCTCGGGGTCGCCGAGGTGTGGGCCGTCGGCGGTGCGCAGGCGGTGGCGCTGCTGGCCTACGGCGGCACCGACACCGATGGTCGCGAACTCGTGCCCGTCGACCTGATCACCGGGCCCGGCAACATCTACGTCACCGCCGCCAAGCGGCTGTGCCGCTCCCGGGTCGGCATCGACGCCGAAGCCGGGCCCACCGAGATCGCCATCCTCGCCGACCACACCGCCGACCCGGCGCACGTGGCCGCCGACCTGATCAGCCAGGCCGAACACGACGAGATGGCCGGCAGCGTGCTGGTGACTGCGAGCGAGGAGCTGGCCGCCGCCACCGACGCCGAGGTGGCCGCCCAGTTGCGCACGACGGTGCACCGCGACCGGGTGGCCGCCGCGCTGTCCGGCCGCCAGTCGGCCGTCATCCTGGTCGACGACCTGGACGCGGGGATCAAGGTGGTCAACGCCTACGCCGCCGAACACCTGGAGATCCAGACCGCCGACGCCCCGCGGGTCGCCGCGCGAATCCGTTCGGCCGGGGCCATTTTCGTCGGGCCGTACTCGCCGGTGAGCCTCGGCGACTACTGCGCCGGATCCAACCACGTCCTGCCGACCGCGGGTTCCGCCCGCCATTCCAGCGGCCTGTCGGTGCAGACCTTCCTGCGCGGCATCCACGTCGTCGACTACACCGAGGCCGCCCTCAAGGACGTCTCGGGACACGTGGTCACCCTGGCCAAGGCCGAAGACCTGCCGGCGCACGGCGAGGCGATCCGGCGGAGGTTCGAGCGATGA
- a CDS encoding histidinol-phosphate transaminase, with protein MTGPENPTLDDLPLRDDLRGKSPYGAPQLAVPVRLNTNENPHPPSRALVDDVVRSVAEAAADLHRYPDRDAVDLRRDLAAYLTAQTGVPLGVENVWAANGSNEILQQLLQAFGGPGRTALGFVPSYSMHPIISDATRTEWLEGVRADDFSLDIEAAVAAIADRRPDVVFVASPNNPSGQSVSRPALRRLLDAVPGILIVDEAYGEFSSEPSAVGLVREYPTKLVVTRTMSKAFAFAGGRLGYLIATPAVIDAMLLVRLPYHLSSVTQAAARAALRHADDTLGSVATLITERERVAKSLSAMGFRVVPSDANFVLFGRFTDAPATWRRYLDAGVLIRDVGIPGYLRATTGLAEENDAFLRASAQIAATELAPATPVGAP; from the coding sequence ATGACCGGTCCGGAGAACCCCACGTTGGACGACCTGCCCCTGCGTGACGACCTGCGCGGAAAATCGCCTTACGGCGCACCGCAATTGGCGGTCCCGGTGCGGCTGAACACCAACGAGAACCCGCACCCGCCCAGCCGCGCGCTGGTGGACGACGTCGTCCGGTCGGTGGCCGAGGCGGCCGCCGACCTGCACCGTTATCCCGACCGGGACGCGGTGGACCTGCGCCGCGATCTGGCGGCCTACCTCACCGCGCAGACCGGGGTGCCGCTTGGGGTGGAAAACGTCTGGGCGGCAAACGGTTCCAACGAGATCCTGCAGCAGCTGCTGCAGGCGTTCGGCGGCCCCGGGCGTACCGCGCTCGGCTTCGTCCCGTCCTACTCGATGCACCCGATCATCTCCGACGCCACGCGCACCGAATGGCTCGAGGGCGTCCGCGCCGACGACTTCAGCCTCGACATCGAGGCCGCGGTTGCCGCAATCGCGGACCGCCGGCCCGACGTGGTCTTCGTCGCCAGCCCGAACAACCCGTCCGGGCAAAGCGTCTCGCGGCCCGCCCTGCGGCGGCTGCTCGACGCCGTGCCCGGCATCCTGATCGTCGACGAGGCCTACGGCGAGTTCTCCTCCGAGCCCAGCGCGGTGGGGCTGGTGCGCGAATACCCGACCAAGCTGGTCGTCACCCGCACCATGAGCAAGGCGTTCGCCTTCGCCGGTGGACGGCTCGGATACCTGATCGCCACGCCCGCGGTGATCGACGCGATGCTGCTGGTGCGGCTGCCGTACCACCTGTCGTCGGTCACCCAGGCCGCTGCCCGGGCCGCGCTGCGGCACGCCGACGACACTCTGGGCAGTGTCGCCACCCTGATCACCGAACGCGAGCGTGTCGCGAAGTCGTTGAGCGCCATGGGTTTCCGGGTCGTCCCGAGCGACGCGAACTTCGTGCTGTTCGGTCGGTTCACCGACGCCCCGGCCACCTGGCGCCGCTACCTGGATGCCGGCGTCTTGATCCGCGACGTCGGGATTCCCGGTTACCTGCGGGCGACGACGGGACTCGCCGAAGAGAACGACGCGTTCTTGCGGGCCAGCGCCCAGATCGCCGCCACCGAACTGGCACCAGCCACCCCAGTAGGAGCCCCGTGA
- the hisB gene encoding imidazoleglycerol-phosphate dehydratase HisB, translating into MTATEAGQATRRARIERRTKESDIVVELDLDGTGQVHVDTGVPFYDHMLTSLGTHASFDLTVRTEGDVEIEGHHTIEDTAIVLGQALGQALGDKRGIRRFGDAFIPMDETLAHAVVDVSGRPYCVHTGEPDHLRHTTIAGSSVPYHTVINRHVFESLAMNARIALHVRVLYGRDPHHITEAQYKAVARALRQAVEPDPRVSDVPSTKGVL; encoded by the coding sequence GTGACCGCCACCGAAGCAGGACAAGCGACCCGGCGCGCGCGTATCGAACGCCGCACCAAGGAATCCGACATCGTCGTCGAGCTGGACCTCGACGGCACCGGCCAGGTGCACGTCGACACCGGTGTGCCGTTCTACGACCACATGCTGACGTCGCTGGGCACCCATGCGAGCTTCGACCTGACCGTCCGCACCGAGGGCGACGTCGAGATCGAGGGCCATCACACCATCGAGGACACCGCGATCGTCCTGGGCCAGGCACTCGGGCAGGCCCTGGGCGACAAGCGGGGCATCCGCCGGTTCGGTGACGCCTTCATCCCGATGGACGAGACGCTGGCCCACGCGGTCGTCGACGTGTCCGGCCGGCCCTATTGCGTGCACACCGGGGAACCGGATCACTTGCGGCACACCACCATCGCCGGGAGTTCGGTGCCCTACCACACCGTCATCAACCGGCACGTGTTCGAGTCGCTGGCCATGAACGCCCGCATCGCGCTGCACGTGCGCGTCCTCTACGGGCGCGACCCGCACCACATCACCGAAGCGCAGTACAAGGCGGTGGCCCGCGCGTTGCGTCAGGCCGTCGAGCCCGACCCCCGGGTGTCTGACGTGCCGTCCACCAAAGGCGTTCTGTGA
- the hisH gene encoding imidazole glycerol phosphate synthase subunit HisH, producing the protein MTPSVVVLDYGSGNLRSAQRALQRAGASVEVTADPDAAAAADGLVVPGVGAFEACMTGLRKVRGDRIIADRVAAGRPVLGVCVGMQILFASGVEFGVRTTGCGQWPGEVTRLDAPVIPHMGWNVVEAGAGTTLFKGLDADTRFYFVHSYAAQQWEGSPEAVLTWATHRVPFLAAVEQGPLSATQFHPEKSGDAGAAVLRNWIEAL; encoded by the coding sequence GTGACACCATCCGTCGTCGTCCTGGATTACGGCTCGGGCAACCTACGGTCGGCCCAGCGCGCCCTGCAGCGGGCCGGTGCGTCGGTCGAGGTGACCGCCGACCCCGATGCGGCCGCCGCCGCCGACGGGCTGGTGGTCCCCGGCGTCGGGGCCTTCGAGGCGTGCATGACCGGCCTGCGCAAAGTCCGCGGCGACCGCATCATCGCCGACCGGGTCGCCGCCGGCCGGCCCGTGCTGGGGGTCTGCGTCGGGATGCAGATCCTGTTCGCCAGCGGTGTCGAATTCGGCGTGCGGACAACGGGTTGCGGGCAGTGGCCCGGGGAGGTCACCCGGCTGGACGCCCCGGTGATCCCGCACATGGGCTGGAACGTCGTCGAAGCCGGGGCCGGCACCACCCTGTTCAAAGGGCTGGACGCCGACACCCGGTTCTACTTCGTGCACTCCTACGCCGCGCAGCAATGGGAGGGTTCGCCCGAGGCCGTGCTCACCTGGGCCACCCACCGGGTGCCGTTTCTGGCCGCCGTCGAGCAAGGCCCGCTGTCGGCCACCCAGTTCCACCCCGAGAAGAGCGGGGATGCCGGCGCGGCGGTGTTGCGCAATTGGATCGAGGCGCTGTGA
- the priA gene encoding bifunctional 1-(5-phosphoribosyl)-5-((5-phosphoribosylamino)methylideneamino)imidazole-4-carboxamide isomerase/phosphoribosylanthranilate isomerase PriA, producing MLILLPAVDVVDGRAVRLVQGKAGSETEYGSALDAALGWQRDGAEWLHLVDLDAAFGRGSNRELLAEVVGKLDVQVELSGGIRDDDSLAAALATGCARVNLGTAALENPQWCARAISEHGEKVAVGLDVQIVDGQHRLRGRGWETDGGDLWEVLERLDGEGCSRFVVTDVTKDGTLGGPNLDLLAAVADRTDAPVIASGGVSSLEDLRAIATLTDRGVEGAIVGKALYAGRFTLPQALAAVAG from the coding sequence GTGTTGATCTTGTTGCCCGCGGTCGACGTGGTCGACGGGCGCGCCGTGCGGCTGGTCCAGGGCAAGGCGGGCAGCGAAACCGAGTACGGCTCGGCGCTGGACGCGGCGCTGGGCTGGCAGCGTGACGGCGCGGAGTGGCTCCACCTGGTCGACTTGGACGCGGCGTTCGGGCGCGGGTCGAACCGCGAGCTGCTCGCCGAGGTGGTCGGCAAGCTCGACGTGCAGGTGGAGCTGTCCGGCGGGATTCGGGACGACGACTCCCTGGCCGCGGCGCTGGCCACCGGCTGTGCCCGGGTCAACCTGGGCACGGCGGCCCTGGAGAACCCGCAGTGGTGTGCGCGCGCGATCAGCGAGCACGGCGAGAAAGTCGCCGTCGGGCTGGACGTCCAGATCGTCGATGGGCAGCACCGGTTGCGCGGCCGCGGCTGGGAAACCGACGGCGGGGACCTGTGGGAAGTGTTGGAACGCCTTGACGGCGAAGGGTGCTCGCGTTTCGTTGTCACCGACGTCACCAAGGACGGCACGCTGGGCGGTCCCAACCTCGACCTGCTGGCGGCCGTCGCCGACCGTACCGACGCCCCGGTGATCGCCTCCGGCGGCGTGTCGAGCCTGGAAGACCTCCGCGCGATCGCCACCCTCACCGACCGCGGGGTCGAGGGCGCCATCGTCGGGAAAGCCCTCTACGCCGGGCGGTTCACCCTGCCGCAGGCGCTCGCCGCGGTCGCGGGATAG
- a CDS encoding inositol monophosphatase family protein, whose protein sequence is MDLDALVKKASAILDDATEPFLAGHRADSAVQKKGNDFATDVDLAIERQVVDALTEATGIGVHGEEFGGTDVDSEWVWVLDPVDGTFNYAAGSPMAGILLGLLHHGDPVAGLTWLPFVDQRYTAVVDGPLMKNGVAQPPLAAVDLADALIGAGSFSADARGRFPGRYRIAVLENLSRVSSRLRMHGSTGLDLAYVADGVLGGSISFGGHVWDHAAGVALVRAAGGVVTDVHGEPWTPASDSVLAAGPHAHAALLEILRSTGRPEDF, encoded by the coding sequence ATGGACCTGGACGCGTTGGTCAAGAAGGCGTCGGCGATCCTCGACGACGCCACCGAACCCTTCCTCGCCGGCCACCGCGCCGATTCGGCGGTCCAGAAGAAGGGCAACGACTTCGCCACCGACGTGGACCTCGCGATCGAGCGGCAGGTGGTCGACGCGCTGACCGAGGCCACCGGAATCGGCGTGCACGGCGAGGAATTCGGCGGCACCGACGTCGACTCCGAATGGGTGTGGGTGCTCGACCCCGTCGACGGCACGTTCAACTACGCGGCGGGATCGCCGATGGCGGGAATCCTGCTGGGGCTGCTGCATCACGGTGACCCGGTGGCCGGGCTGACCTGGCTGCCCTTCGTCGACCAGCGCTACACCGCGGTGGTGGACGGCCCGTTGATGAAAAACGGTGTCGCCCAGCCGCCGCTGGCCGCCGTCGACCTGGCCGACGCCCTGATCGGTGCCGGCTCGTTCAGCGCCGACGCGCGGGGCCGGTTCCCGGGGCGCTACCGGATCGCGGTGCTAGAGAACCTCAGCCGGGTGTCGTCGCGGCTGCGGATGCACGGCTCCACCGGGCTCGACCTCGCCTACGTCGCCGACGGGGTCCTCGGTGGCTCCATCAGTTTCGGGGGCCACGTGTGGGACCACGCGGCCGGCGTGGCGCTGGTGCGGGCGGCGGGCGGCGTCGTCACCGACGTCCACGGTGAACCGTGGACCCCCGCGTCGGATTCCGTGCTGGCCGCGGGGCCACACGCGCACGCGGCGCTTCTCGAGATCCTGCGCAGCACCGGCCGACCGGAGGACTTCTGA
- the hisF gene encoding imidazole glycerol phosphate synthase subunit HisF — protein sequence MSSGNDLAVRVIPCLDVDAGRVVKGVNFENLRDAGDPVELAAAYDAEGADELTFLDVTASSSGRATMLDVVRRTAEQVFIPLTVGGGVRTVSDVDVLLRAGADKVSINTAAIARPDLLEEMARQFGSQCIVLSVDARTVPPGSVPTPSGWEVTTHGGRRGTGIDAVEWASRGADLGVGEILLNSMDADGTKAGFDLPMLRAVRSAVTVPVIASGGAGAAEHFAPAVAAGADAVLAASVFHFRELTIGQVKAAMAAEGITVR from the coding sequence ATGTCGTCGGGCAATGACCTTGCGGTGCGGGTGATTCCCTGCCTGGACGTCGACGCGGGGCGGGTGGTCAAGGGCGTCAACTTCGAAAACCTGCGCGATGCGGGCGATCCCGTCGAGCTCGCCGCCGCCTACGACGCCGAGGGCGCCGACGAACTCACCTTCCTCGACGTCACCGCCTCGTCGTCGGGACGGGCCACCATGCTGGACGTGGTGCGCCGCACGGCCGAACAGGTGTTCATCCCGCTGACCGTCGGCGGCGGGGTGCGCACGGTGTCCGACGTCGACGTCTTGCTGCGTGCGGGCGCCGACAAGGTGTCGATCAACACCGCGGCGATCGCCCGGCCCGACCTGCTGGAGGAAATGGCGCGGCAGTTCGGCTCGCAATGCATCGTGCTGTCGGTCGACGCCCGCACGGTGCCGCCGGGTTCGGTGCCCACGCCGTCGGGCTGGGAGGTCACCACCCACGGAGGCCGCCGCGGCACGGGGATCGACGCGGTCGAATGGGCCTCCCGCGGGGCCGATCTGGGGGTGGGGGAGATCCTGCTGAACTCGATGGACGCCGACGGCACCAAGGCCGGCTTCGACTTGCCGATGCTGCGGGCGGTGCGCTCGGCGGTCACGGTGCCGGTGATCGCCAGCGGCGGCGCCGGCGCGGCCGAGCACTTCGCGCCCGCTGTCGCCGCCGGCGCCGATGCGGTTCTGGCGGCCAGCGTCTTTCACTTCCGGGAGCTGACCATCGGCCAGGTGAAGGCGGCCATGGCGGCCGAAGGGATCACCGTGAGATGA
- the hisI gene encoding phosphoribosyl-AMP cyclohydrolase, whose protein sequence is MTLDPRIAARLKRNSDGLFTAVVQERGTGDVLMVAWMDDAALARTLETREATYFSRSRGQQWVKGATSGHTQFVHSVRLDCDGDAVLLTVDQVGGACHTGDHSCFDADVLLPPEC, encoded by the coding sequence ATGACGCTCGACCCGCGGATCGCCGCGCGCCTGAAGCGCAACTCCGACGGCCTGTTCACCGCCGTCGTGCAGGAGCGCGGAACCGGCGACGTGCTGATGGTCGCCTGGATGGACGACGCGGCGCTGGCCCGCACGCTCGAAACCCGTGAGGCAACGTACTTTTCGCGCTCCCGCGGCCAACAGTGGGTCAAGGGCGCGACATCGGGGCACACCCAATTCGTGCACTCGGTGCGGCTGGACTGCGACGGCGATGCCGTGCTGTTGACGGTCGACCAGGTGGGCGGTGCGTGCCACACCGGCGACCACAGTTGCTTCGACGCCGACGTGCTGCTGCCACCGGAGTGCTAG